ATCTCGCCCATATGGCTGAGGTCGAACAGCCCGGCCCGGGCTCGCACGGCCCGATGTTCAGCCACAATGCCTGTGTACTGAACCGGCATGTCCCAGCCTCCAAAGACGGTAAAACGCGCCCCCAGAGCGTGATGGGTGTCGTACAGGGGAGTGCGTTTCGGCATGGCTCAACTGGAGTGGACCGACTGTTGGCGGGCCGCTTTGAGCGTGTTCTGGAGGAGCATGGCCACCGTCATCGGACCAACCCCGCCAGGGACCGGGGTGATAAAGGCGGCCCGTTCCTGGGCCGCCGGAAAATCCACATCCCCGGCCAGCGAGCCGTCCGCCAGCCGGGAAATGCCGACGTCAATAACAATCGCGCCGTCCTTGATCCACTCTCCGCGAATCATACCCGGCTGGCCGATGGCCGGAATTGGCCAGATCGGTCGTCCGCGAGTGACAACAGGTGACGGTCACATGGTGTTCCAACAGCAGAAAAATCAGCGGTCGGCCGACCAGGTGGCTGCGTCCGATGACAACCGCCTTTTGGCCTGCCAGGGACAGCCCGGTGTGGGCCAACAGGTGCATTACTCCGAGCGGGGTACAGGGCCGGAAACCGTCCTCGCCGCGCAGCAGCCGGCCCTGATTGAGCAGGTGCAGGCCGTCAACGTCTTTGTCCGCAGCGAGCGTCTCAACGAAGCGCTCGTGGCTCAGGGGCGGCGGCAGGGGCAGCTGAATCAGGACACCGTTGACGTCCGGCCGGGCGTTGAGTTCGGCGATAAGGGCCAGAACCTCGGACGCGGGCGTGGTTTCGGGCAGCCGATAGCCAAAGGACTGGATGCCGACTTTACGACACGCTCTTTCCTTGGTGCCGATATACACCCGGGAGGCGGCGTTGTCGCCGACCAGGATCGTGGCCAGTCCCGGCGCGCGGCCGTACTGAGCCCGAAAACCGTCAACCTCTGCCTTCACAGACTGGCGGACCGACCGGGCAATCGCCCTGCCGTCAAGAATCGCACCCCGAGCCATATACGGATCAAAATACGCGAATCACTGTACGGATGCAAAGCCAAGGCCGGACCCTGCTCCGGGCGACACGCTCGACTCAGAATTCAAGCCCGACGCGCACATAGTAGAAGCCGCCGCCAAAGCCGTAGGGCGAGGATTCCGGGTACTTCGCGCCCGTGTCGCGCGCGTACGGATTGCGGCGCGGGAAGGTCTCGAACACGTTTTCCGCCCCCACCGCCAGAATCACCGCCTGGCTGAAGGGCAGCCTCAGCAGGGTGTACGAGGCTTCGACGTCCACCAGCCAGCNNNNNNNNNNNNNNNNCGTGGGCTTCGAAAAATTCGTCGTAGAAATGGACCCGGGCCAGCAGCCGCCACGGCCCCCAGACATGATCGGCGGTCAGCGAGAAACGGAATTCCGGTAAGCCGTCCTCCATCTGACGCACCTGCATGGCATTAATGACGTGCGGGTCGAAGCGGTCGAGGTTCAGCCGATTCCAGTTGCCGGCGAAGGTCAGCACGGTGTCGCCGGCCCGCGTTGACAGCGGATAGGTCGCCACCACGTCGAGTCCCTGGGCGGTCGTGTCAAAGGCGTTGGTGAAGTAGCGGACCGAGGTAATAGTACTCGCGTCGGGAGCCAGGCGGTTAAAGGCCGCCCGTTGCGCGGCGGAGACTTTGAAGTCCTGGGTCAGCCCGATGCGGTCCTGAATCTTGATCCGATAATAGTCGACGGTCAGGCTGAAGTCGCCCGCATTGAACACGCTGCCGACGGAATAGTTGACCGATTTTTCCGACTCCAGCGGCCGGCCGCCAAAGAAGGCCGCGACCGGATGATGGGCGGGGAAAATGCCCTGGTCGACCAGGCCGGCGGTGGTGAACTGGGAGTTGATTTTACGGATGTTGGCCTGCCCCGGCGTCGGGGCGCGGAAGCCCGAGCCGACTGAAGCGCGCAGGGCCAGGGCGTCCAGCAGCTGCCAGCGGAGCGCGACCTTGCCGTTGAGCGACTCGCCGATGGCGCCGTCGAAGTTCTCATACCGTCCGGCCAGGCCGAGGCTGAGGGATTCCACCAGTGCGGCTTCCAGGTCCATATACAGCCCATAGTTGTTGCGTTCGGACACACCGGCCGAATCCGGCCGGTAGCCGGCAAACCCGTTGGAGCCGATGCTGAAGCCCTGCCGTCTCAGGTTTTCGTCGATGAACCACGACTGCGCTTCTCCAACCTTCTGTTCGAATTCCTCCATGTGGTACTCAAATCCGAAGGCGGCGTTCAGCGGGGAGTGGAACAGGCCGATATCCAGGCGCCGGGCGATATCGAGGTTGAAGGTCCGCTCAAACTGCACGTTGCCACCGGGTCGGTATTTCGTGGGAATAGCGGTGCGCATGGCGGCCAGCTGGGGGTTGATGGTGTTGTGGATGAAGTAGTCCACGCTGTTGCGACCAAAGCTGGCGCTGGCGTCGTACGACCAGCCGTTGAGCAGCGCCGAGGCGCTCGTCGCCTCCCCACGCAGGCCAAAAGCGACGCTCCAGTCCTGCAGGTGGCCGCCAAAGCGGGGCGTAAAGCCACCCGGAAAACGTTCATTGAACAGGAAGCAGTGCTCGGGCAGATCCACGCCGGTGTAGTCGGCCGCCGGGTTGGCCGGTACCGCCGGACAGCCCAGCCCGCTGCCCGACAGGTCGGCCGCCCGGACCGTGGGCGTGGCGTCTGCCAGCGGGTCGCCCCGGAAGATACCGCCCCGGGTATTGGGATTGCGGAAGAAAAAGCCGCCCTCGACCCGCCGCTCGGCGTAGTTGCCGAAGGCGTACAGCCGGGCGTTCAACTCCTCCAGGTCGAGACCCAGGTTGCCGAAGAACTTGTAGTCGTACTGGATTTCGGGCGCGCCCCAGATCTGGGCTGCGGGTCTCCGCACGTCCCTGTTGCCGGCCTCAATCAAGGCCCGCGCGTCCCGGCGCTGCACGCTGCGGCTGGTTTCGTCGGCGTTCAGGAACTCGAAGCTGAGGTTGGCAAACCCGGTGTCGGTCAGCGGCAGGCCGAGGTTGGCGGCAACCTGCACCTTGTCGCCGTCGCCGTGGTAATGCTGGCCCCAGCTGGTGTGCAGCGACAGGCCCTCGGACGCCTCCTTCAGCTTGAAGTTCAGAATGCCGGCGATGGCGTCCGAGCCGTACTGGGCGGCGGCGCCATCGCGCAGGACTTCGACCTGCTCCAGGGCGATGGCCGGGATGACCGACAGGTCGGCGCCTTGGGTTCCGTGATTGCTGCCGTCTGCGGCTAGGGCAATGACGGCGGAGCGGTGGCGGCGTTTGCCGTTGGGGTGGAGTC
This genomic window from Desulfurellaceae bacterium contains:
- a CDS encoding bifunctional 5,10-methylenetetrahydrofolate dehydrogenase/5,10-methenyltetrahydrofolate cyclohydrolase translates to MARGAILDGRAIARSVRQSVKAEVDGFRAQYGRAPGLATILVGDNAASRVYIGTKERACRKVGIQSFGYRLPETTPASEVLALIAELNARPDVNGVLIQLPLPPPLSHERFVETLAADKDVDGLHLLNQGRLLRGEDGFRPCTPLGVMHLLAHTGLSLAGQKAVVIGRSHLVGRPLIFLLLEHHVTVTCCHSRTTDLANSGHRPAGYDSRRVDQGRRDCY
- a CDS encoding TonB-dependent receptor — encoded protein: MQVAANLGLPLTDTGFANLSFEFLNADETSRSVQRRDARALIEAGNRDVRRPAAQIWGAPEIQYDYKFFGNLGLDLEELNARLYAFGNYAERRVEGGFFFRNPNTRGGIFRGDPLADATPTVRAADLSGSGLGCPAVPANPAADYTGVDLPEHCFLFNERFPGGFTPRFGGHLQDWSVAFGLRGEATSASALLNGWSYDASASFGRNSVDYFIHNTINPQLAAMRTAIPTKYRPGGNVQFERTFNLDIARRLDIGLFHSPLNAAFGFEYHMEEFEQKVGEAQSWFIDENLRRQGFSIGSNGFAGYRPDSAGVSERNNYGLYMDLEAALVESLSLGLAGRYENFDGAIGESLNGKVALRWQLLDALALRASVGSGFRAPTPGQANIRKINSQFTTAGLVDQGIFPAHHPVAAFFGGRPLESEKSVNYSVGSVFNAGDFSLTVDYYRIKIQDRIGLTQDFKVSAAQRAAFNRLAPDASTITSVRYFTNAFDTTAQGLDVVATYPLSTRAGDTVLTFAGNWNRLNLDRFDPHVINAMQVRQMEDGLPEFRFSLTADHVWGPWRLLARVHFYDEFFEAH